TCTTCATCCGTCCCTTTACGTTGACGGACAACCTGTTTTTGATAATCCTCCTCTGCCTCTTTTTCCGCCTCGCTCCGATTGTCTTCTCTGTCGTCTGCGACTTCAATCGTAATGCTTCCGTTGGGTTTATGCGGCGTCTCCACAAGGCTTGCATCCACAAGCACCCCTTCCCTGACCGAAATGTGATGGCGGGAAAGTTGTTTGTTAAACTGCGCCAATAGTTTGTCCATGAGACCCAACTCTGTCAGTGCCGAACGAAATCGACTGATGGTGCTGTGGTCGGGAGATACCTCTTCCATCTTCAGCCCCAAGAATCGGGAAAAGGTGATTGAATCATTGATGCGCTCCTCCAAAGCACAATCACTGAGGTTGTACCATGTCTCCAAAAGCAACATCTTGAATAAGAGAATCACGTCATAAGCCGGGGCGCCGATGGCATTTTGTCGCTTCGTGTATTTCTTGTTGATCAGCGTCCTGATCGGACGCCAATCGATAAGCGTGTCAACCTGATTGAGGAAGTCGTTTTGTGCTTTGCGATAACGCTTTGAAAGGAGTGCGTCTGCAAATGTTACATGCTCATCGGTATTCTTGGATTGGTATGCCATGGGAGGAATATTATGCTGTTTTTAATGCTCAAATATACAAAATAACTCCCTATTATACAATGAATTAATAAACAAAATACACACCAATCGCCGTGCAAAGGTCTCATACTTTATACTATAAAGCCTCCATACTTTATACTATAAAGCCCCCACCCTTTATACTATGAAGTCTTTTCCCTTGATACTGCACCTCCAAAGGATATTCTCCAAGAGTCCCTATAGAGGAATCCTCAGGTAGCCTTCTCGTGGTTGCCCTATGCCATCGAGTTTACTACAGATGAAAAGGGTGTGCCAAAATCGTCTTTTGATTGCGATTTCAACACACCCTTCCGGCTTATTGTCCGGAGGAAAAATTCCGGCTTATTTTATTTGGCTGCGGGGATATGCTTCAGCATATCTACCAAGTGATCCCACCAAAGCTGAACCGTCTTGATTTCGATCTTCTCTACGGGAGAGTGCACATCTCGGAGGGTAGGGCCGAATGAAACCATATCGAGATAGGGGTATTTATCCAGGAAGAGCCCACACTCCAAACCTGCGTGGATTGCTTTTATAGCAGGTTTACGACCGAAAATGCGCTCATACGACTCGGATGCCGCTTTCAAAATCGGCGAATCGGGATTGGGTTTCCATCCGGGGTACGGATCGCGGAAGCTGATTTTAGCACCGGCAAGCTCGAATACGGATGCCACTGTATTGGCTATATCGCTGATAAGAGACGATGTCGAGCTTCTTTGGCTGGTCTCCACGTAGATCTTATCATCTTCTTTCATCTTCACGGAAGCCAAGTTTGAAGACGTTTCCACCAAACCTTCGATGTCATGGCTCATACCGTAGACGCCGTGAGGGCAAGCATACAGGGCGCGAACAAGACGACGCTTCGTGTCACAATCGATACGATATGCAGGCTTTCCTACCGATTTCATTTCGAGCTTCACACCCGGATCTACACGCTTGAGTTCGTCCTCCACTGCAGCAGCGAGTTCGTTCAAGATAACTCGTGCACGCTCTTTCTGATCAGCCTTCAGACCGATAACGGCATGAGCTTCGCGCGGAATGGCATTGTGCAGGTTTCCTCCCTGGAAAGAGCAGAGCTTCCAATCCAATTCGTGCTCAAGAGCATAGAGATAGCGAGTCAGGATCTTGTTGGCATTGCCGAGACCGATGTGAATCTCTCCTCCGGAGTGACCGCCTTTGAGACCGCTGACCTTTACCTCGAAATAGAGATAGTCGTCTGTCGCTTCGCGCTTTTCGTAGGCAAATTCGGCCATGGTTCCCATACCTCCGGCGCACCCGATGAAGAGCTCTCCTTCATCTTCGCTGTCGAGGTTGAGCAGGATCTTTCCATTGAAAAATCCGGGCTTTAGGTTCATCGCACCGGTCATACCCGTCTCTTCGTCCATCGTGAAGAGGCATTCGATCGGGCCGTGTTCTATGTCGTCAGAATCCAGAATAGCCAATTCGGCAGCACAACCGATACCGTTGTCGGCACCGAGTGTAGTACCATCGGCATGCAACCATTCACCATCGATGATGGTACGGATAGGGTCGTTCTCGAAGTCATGAACCTTATCGGCATTCTTCTCGCATACCATATCCATATGGCTCTGAAGGATGACCGTTTCGAGGTGTTCGTATCCGGGTGTTGCCGGTTTCTCTATTACGAGATTGCCTACCTCGTCTGTACGATATTTGAGGTTGCGATCTTCTGCAAATTTCACAAGGTAAGCCAGGATCTTCTCTTCTTTCTTGGAAGGACGTGGCACTTGAGTGATTTCGTGGAAAAACTTCCACACTTTTGTGGGTTTGAGATCTGTAATGTTCATTGTTATTACTATGAGTTATTAATTGTGCTTCTCTGTGGGTAAGAAAATCTTACCTTTGTATTCCGCAAATATAGCAATAAATGACTACAATTTTTTTGGCTTCTCTTCTGTTGGTCGGACTGGCTTTTGTCCTGCTGGGCATACGTGTGTTTTTCTGTCGT
This genomic stretch from Porphyromonas gingivalis ATCC 33277 harbors:
- a CDS encoding IS5 family transposase, translated to MAYQSKNTDEHVTFADALLSKRYRKAQNDFLNQVDTLIDWRPIRTLINKKYTKRQNAIGAPAYDVILLFKMLLLETWYNLSDCALEERINDSITFSRFLGLKMEEVSPDHSTISRFRSALTELGLMDKLLAQFNKQLSRHHISVREGVLVDASLVETPHKPNGSITIEVADDREDNRSEAEKEAEEDYQKQVVRQRKGTDEEARWVYKQKRYHYGYKKHCLTNVQGIVQKVITTAANRSDTKEFIPLLEGANIPQGTAVLADKGYACGENRSYLQTHHLQDGIMHKAQCNRALTEEEKQRNKAIGPIRSTIERTFGSIRRWFHGGRCRYRGLAKTHTQNILESIAFNLYRTPGIIMSSSVG
- a CDS encoding aminoacyl-histidine dipeptidase, whose translation is MNITDLKPTKVWKFFHEITQVPRPSKKEEKILAYLVKFAEDRNLKYRTDEVGNLVIEKPATPGYEHLETVILQSHMDMVCEKNADKVHDFENDPIRTIIDGEWLHADGTTLGADNGIGCAAELAILDSDDIEHGPIECLFTMDEETGMTGAMNLKPGFFNGKILLNLDSEDEGELFIGCAGGMGTMAEFAYEKREATDDYLYFEVKVSGLKGGHSGGEIHIGLGNANKILTRYLYALEHELDWKLCSFQGGNLHNAIPREAHAVIGLKADQKERARVILNELAAAVEDELKRVDPGVKLEMKSVGKPAYRIDCDTKRRLVRALYACPHGVYGMSHDIEGLVETSSNLASVKMKEDDKIYVETSQRSSTSSLISDIANTVASVFELAGAKISFRDPYPGWKPNPDSPILKAASESYERIFGRKPAIKAIHAGLECGLFLDKYPYLDMVSFGPTLRDVHSPVEKIEIKTVQLWWDHLVDMLKHIPAAK